Proteins encoded within one genomic window of Paenibacillus thermoaerophilus:
- the flhF gene encoding flagellar biosynthesis protein FlhF, producing the protein MKVKRYVVDNMPEAMQKIRAELGADAVILSSKEIRAGGVLGMFKKKKLEVFAAADAKTAAAPPAPSPQAVSAEVDRILQQVKQAKQTAASAAAAPQASQPSFSSPSVVQAAYQASAGRPRTAGAAVAAERSVSAGRPSAPTADELAKPEPLGPAPEPASVPAASLAASSSDQASVSEIQQVMAELREMKRIVGRLVGEDIPPPDTERDRWKRRLTAQEVDPDVAEEIVREAAEYAAREPADASVPEAARFRPALEAVLLDRLTRHAAEPKGLQSHIRVAHFVGPTGVGKTTSLAKLAAEQVLHRRRKVGFITADTYRIAAVEQLRTYASILNVPMEVVVSPQDLAQAFAKLADRDLILMDTAGRNYRNPMYVSELGSLLRTEGPSETYLVLSMTSKSKDMVAIADTFSAYGIRKLLLTKLDETNSVGSVFNLLSAVPYQLDYVTYGQNVPDDIGLADEAALVRRLLEEPGNG; encoded by the coding sequence GTGAAGGTCAAACGTTACGTGGTGGACAACATGCCGGAGGCGATGCAGAAAATCCGCGCCGAGCTCGGCGCGGACGCCGTCATCCTGAGCTCCAAGGAGATCCGGGCGGGCGGCGTGCTGGGCATGTTCAAGAAGAAAAAGCTGGAGGTGTTCGCCGCGGCGGACGCGAAGACGGCTGCCGCGCCGCCGGCTCCGTCCCCGCAAGCCGTATCGGCCGAGGTGGACCGCATCCTGCAGCAGGTGAAGCAAGCCAAGCAGACGGCCGCATCGGCCGCAGCCGCGCCGCAGGCGAGCCAGCCGAGCTTCTCTTCGCCGAGCGTGGTCCAGGCGGCGTATCAGGCGTCCGCCGGCCGGCCGCGGACGGCCGGAGCCGCGGTTGCCGCCGAACGTTCCGTCAGCGCCGGCCGCCCGTCCGCGCCCACCGCGGATGAGCTGGCGAAGCCGGAGCCGCTTGGGCCGGCTCCCGAACCGGCGTCTGTTCCGGCTGCCTCTCTCGCGGCTTCCTCTTCGGACCAAGCTTCCGTCTCCGAGATCCAGCAGGTGATGGCGGAGCTGCGGGAAATGAAGCGGATCGTAGGCCGGCTGGTCGGGGAAGACATTCCGCCGCCGGATACGGAGCGGGACCGATGGAAGCGGCGGCTGACGGCGCAGGAGGTCGATCCAGACGTGGCCGAGGAGATCGTGCGCGAAGCCGCCGAATATGCGGCGCGCGAGCCGGCCGACGCGTCCGTCCCGGAAGCCGCCAGGTTCCGCCCGGCTCTGGAGGCGGTGCTGCTGGACAGGCTGACGCGGCATGCGGCCGAGCCGAAAGGACTTCAGAGCCATATTCGCGTGGCCCATTTCGTCGGACCGACGGGGGTCGGCAAAACGACCTCCCTCGCGAAGCTGGCCGCTGAGCAGGTGCTGCACCGCCGCCGGAAAGTCGGCTTCATTACGGCCGACACATACCGGATTGCGGCCGTGGAACAACTGCGGACGTATGCCTCCATCCTGAACGTGCCGATGGAGGTTGTCGTGTCTCCGCAAGACTTGGCCCAGGCGTTCGCCAAGCTGGCCGACCGGGATCTGATCCTGATGGATACCGCCGGGCGCAATTACCGGAACCCGATGTACGTATCCGAGTTGGGCAGCCTGCTGCGGACGGAAGGCCCGAGCGAGACGTATCTCGTGCTGTCCATGACTTCCAAAAGCAAGGATATGGTGGCGATCGCCGACACCTTCTCCGCTTACGGCATTCGCAAGCTGCTGCTGACGAAGCTGGACGAGACGAACTCGGTCGGCAGCGTCTTCAACCTGCTCTCCGCCGTTCCGTATCAGTTGGATTACGTGACGTACGGGCAAAACGTGCCGGACGACATCGGCCTGGCCGACGAGGCCGCCTTGGTTCGCAGGCTGTTGGAGGAACCCGGAAATGGCTGA
- the fliQ gene encoding flagellar biosynthesis protein FliQ: protein MSTEMIIQIAGEAVLTVLKAGAPLLGLALILGLAVSIFQATTQIQEQSLAFVPKIIAVLLGLLVFGPWMLQTLIDFTYNLLNNLHRYIG from the coding sequence GTGAGTACGGAAATGATCATCCAGATTGCCGGAGAAGCTGTCCTCACCGTGCTCAAGGCCGGGGCGCCGTTGCTCGGGCTGGCGCTTATCCTCGGTTTGGCTGTCAGCATCTTTCAGGCGACGACGCAAATTCAGGAGCAATCGCTGGCGTTTGTGCCCAAGATCATCGCCGTCCTGCTGGGGCTGCTTGTCTTCGGTCCCTGGATGCTGCAGACGTTGATCGACTTTACATACAATCTGCTTAACAACTTGCATCGGTATATCGGGTAA
- the fliP gene encoding flagellar type III secretion system pore protein FliP (The bacterial flagellar biogenesis protein FliP forms a type III secretion system (T3SS)-type pore required for flagellar assembly.) gives MRHKRIWSIGASLFALWPPAGNRVWAADPIPGVSVQIGGSTDPSSAGSTLTLVLLITVLSLAPAILVLMTSFTRIVIVLGFVRTSLSTQQMPPNQVLIGLALFLTLFVMAPTIGQVNEQALQPYLRGELTQTEALQKAAIPMKQFMAKQTREKDLMLFLNYSKAEKPQNIEDTPLTSLIPAFAISEIKTAFQMGFMIFIPFLVIDMIVASTLMSMGMMMLPPVMISLPFKILLFILVDGWYLVVKSLLSSFNV, from the coding sequence ATGAGACATAAACGTATCTGGAGTATCGGGGCGTCGTTATTCGCGTTATGGCCTCCGGCAGGAAACCGGGTATGGGCAGCCGATCCGATTCCCGGCGTTTCCGTCCAAATCGGGGGCTCCACCGATCCTTCTTCGGCCGGTTCGACCCTGACGCTGGTTTTGCTCATTACGGTATTGAGTTTGGCGCCGGCGATTCTGGTCCTGATGACCAGCTTCACGCGTATCGTCATCGTGCTCGGATTCGTCCGCACGTCGCTGTCGACGCAGCAGATGCCGCCGAACCAAGTGCTGATCGGGCTGGCTTTGTTCCTCACCCTGTTCGTGATGGCGCCGACGATCGGACAGGTGAACGAGCAGGCGCTCCAGCCTTATCTCAGAGGCGAGCTGACGCAGACGGAAGCGTTGCAGAAAGCCGCCATACCGATGAAGCAGTTTATGGCGAAGCAGACCCGCGAGAAAGACTTGATGCTGTTTTTAAACTACTCGAAGGCGGAGAAGCCGCAAAACATCGAGGACACGCCCTTGACTTCCTTGATCCCGGCCTTCGCCATCAGCGAGATCAAAACGGCGTTTCAAATGGGCTTTATGATCTTTATCCCGTTTTTGGTCATCGACATGATCGTGGCCAGCACCCTGATGTCGATGGGCATGATGATGCTGCCGCCGGTCATGATCTCCCTGCCGTTTAAAATCTTGCTGTTTATATTGGTGGACGGCTGGTATCTGGTCGTCAAATCGCTGCTGTCGAGCTTTAATGTCTGA
- the flhA gene encoding flagellar biosynthesis protein FlhA, with translation MKARDLYVLVGVIGIVLMMILPLPTWLLDLLLIVNISAALMIILIAMNTQDALDFSIFPTLLLITTLFRLALNISTTRLILTEAHAGQVVQTFGSFVAGGNLVVGFVVFLILIIVQFLVITKGSERVAEVGARFTLDAMPGKQMSIDADLNSGLINEAEAKERRLKIQREADFYGAMDGASKFVKGDAIAGVIIVIINIIGGIILGMTYHNMSPTESLQKFTILTMGDGLVSQIPALLISTASGIIVTRAASEGNLAHDLSGQVLRYPKLLYIVAGTLAALGLFTPIGIWITLPMALVLVFASRRIQQSMSRREAEASVQEEEQQIEEVRSPESVMGLLTIDPIEFEFGYGLIPLADAQQGGDLLDRIIMIRRQCALELGMVVPVIRIRDNIQLKPNEYIIKIKGNIVARGELLLHHYLAMTPGYEDASVTGIPTTEPAFGLPALWVDEMMKERAELAGYTVVDPPSVVATHLTEVIKRHAHELLGRQETKALIDNIRESYPALVDELIPSVLSIGDVQKVLAKLLKEKISIRDLTTILETLADYGTYSKDPDVLTEYVRQALSRQITQQFLGTEQGLKVITVAPTVERRITESVQQSDHGTYLALDPVTSQTLLQKVTEQAGKLAQMGRQPILLVSPTIRMYLRQLLDRSMADIPVLSYSELEPSVEVQSVGVVNL, from the coding sequence ATGAAAGCGCGCGATCTCTACGTCCTCGTCGGCGTTATCGGCATCGTGTTGATGATGATCCTGCCGCTGCCGACCTGGCTGCTGGATTTGCTCCTGATCGTCAACATTTCCGCCGCGCTTATGATTATACTGATCGCGATGAACACGCAGGACGCTCTCGATTTCTCGATATTTCCGACCCTGCTGCTCATTACGACTTTATTCCGTCTCGCGCTTAATATCAGCACGACGCGGTTGATCCTGACGGAGGCGCATGCCGGCCAAGTCGTCCAGACGTTCGGCAGCTTCGTCGCCGGCGGCAACCTGGTTGTCGGGTTCGTCGTGTTTCTGATCCTGATCATCGTGCAGTTTCTGGTTATTACCAAGGGCTCCGAGCGGGTGGCGGAGGTTGGCGCGCGGTTTACGCTTGACGCGATGCCGGGCAAGCAGATGAGTATCGACGCCGACTTGAACTCCGGTCTGATCAACGAGGCCGAAGCGAAGGAACGCCGCTTGAAAATCCAGCGGGAAGCGGATTTTTACGGGGCGATGGACGGCGCGAGCAAGTTCGTCAAAGGCGACGCCATCGCCGGCGTCATTATCGTGATCATCAACATTATCGGCGGCATCATTCTCGGCATGACGTACCACAACATGTCGCCGACGGAGTCGCTGCAGAAGTTCACGATCCTGACGATGGGCGACGGGCTCGTCAGCCAAATTCCGGCGCTGCTTATCTCGACAGCCAGCGGCATCATCGTCACCCGCGCCGCGTCGGAGGGCAATCTGGCCCACGATCTCAGCGGCCAGGTGCTTCGATACCCGAAGCTGCTCTATATCGTCGCCGGCACGTTGGCCGCATTGGGGCTGTTCACGCCGATCGGGATCTGGATCACCCTCCCGATGGCGCTCGTGCTGGTTTTCGCCAGCAGGCGCATCCAGCAATCGATGTCCCGCCGCGAGGCCGAAGCCAGCGTCCAGGAGGAGGAGCAGCAGATCGAGGAGGTGCGCAGTCCCGAAAGCGTTATGGGACTGCTGACGATCGATCCGATCGAATTCGAGTTCGGGTACGGGCTCATTCCGCTGGCGGATGCGCAGCAAGGCGGCGATCTGCTCGACCGGATCATCATGATCCGGCGCCAATGCGCGCTGGAGCTGGGCATGGTCGTGCCCGTCATCCGGATCCGGGACAACATCCAATTGAAGCCGAACGAGTACATCATCAAAATCAAAGGAAATATCGTCGCGCGGGGCGAGCTGCTGCTTCACCATTATCTCGCCATGACGCCCGGTTACGAGGACGCATCGGTAACGGGAATCCCGACGACGGAACCGGCCTTCGGGCTGCCGGCTCTGTGGGTGGACGAGATGATGAAGGAGCGCGCGGAGCTGGCGGGGTATACGGTTGTCGATCCACCGTCCGTCGTCGCCACGCATTTGACGGAAGTGATCAAGCGGCATGCGCACGAACTGCTCGGCCGCCAGGAGACGAAAGCCCTCATCGACAATATCCGCGAATCGTATCCGGCGCTTGTCGACGAACTGATTCCTTCGGTGCTGTCGATCGGCGACGTGCAGAAGGTGCTGGCCAAGCTGCTGAAGGAGAAAATCTCGATCCGCGATCTGACGACGATACTGGAGACGCTGGCCGATTACGGCACGTACTCCAAAGATCCCGACGTGCTGACGGAATACGTCCGTCAGGCGCTGTCCAGACAAATTACGCAGCAGTTCCTCGGAACGGAGCAGGGGCTCAAGGTGATTACCGTCGCGCCGACCGTCGAGCGGCGCATCACCGAGTCGGTCCAGCAGTCCGATCACGGCACGTATCTCGCGCTTGATCCCGTCACCTCCCAGACTTTGCTGCAGAAGGTGACCGAGCAGGCCGGCAAGCTCGCTCAGATGGGAAGGCAGCCGATTCTGCTCGTCTCCCCGACCATCCGGATGTATCTGCGACAATTGCTGGACCGGAGCATGGCGGATATACCCGTGTTGTCTTACAGCGAGCTTGAACCGAGTGTCGAAGTCCAAAGCGTCGGGGTGGTGAATCTGTGA
- the flhB gene encoding flagellar biosynthesis protein FlhB, producing the protein MPSFRLRLDLQLFSQEKTEPATPKKRQEARKKGQVAKSMEVPSAAILLATLAYLFLFGGHMKERFEKLFTISFREYMFWEATVPNILGIFRQLALEGLLLLMPIFLIALVVGIAANIFQFGWMFTTEPLMLKFSKLNPVTGAKNLFRLQSLVQFLKSLIKLSIIGLIAGVMLWDHRTDLVGLAKLPLEGIFHYAAQMSMELGLYIAVALMILAVLDFYYQKYEFEKSIKMSKQDIKDEHKKTEGDPLIKGKIREKQRRMAIMRMMQDVPKADVVITNPTHFAVAIAYDASSMDAPKVLAKGVDYIALRIRGVAAEHGVTIMENKPLARALYQQTEIGQTIPPELFQAVAEVLAYVYKLKNKAQ; encoded by the coding sequence TTGCCGTCTTTTCGTCTTCGGCTGGACCTGCAATTGTTTTCCCAAGAAAAAACGGAGCCGGCGACGCCCAAGAAACGCCAGGAAGCCCGAAAAAAGGGGCAGGTTGCCAAAAGCATGGAAGTGCCGAGCGCGGCGATCCTGCTCGCAACGCTGGCGTATTTGTTTTTATTTGGCGGCCATATGAAAGAGCGGTTTGAAAAGCTGTTTACGATCTCCTTCCGGGAGTACATGTTCTGGGAGGCGACCGTTCCGAACATTCTCGGCATCTTCCGGCAGCTCGCGCTGGAAGGACTGCTGCTGCTGATGCCGATCTTCCTGATCGCCCTTGTGGTCGGGATCGCCGCCAACATCTTTCAGTTCGGATGGATGTTCACGACCGAGCCGCTGATGCTGAAGTTCAGCAAGCTCAACCCGGTCACCGGAGCGAAAAACCTGTTTAGGCTGCAGTCGCTCGTGCAGTTCTTGAAGTCGCTGATCAAGCTGTCGATCATCGGGTTGATCGCCGGCGTCATGCTCTGGGATCACCGGACCGACCTGGTCGGCCTGGCCAAGCTGCCGCTGGAAGGCATATTCCATTATGCCGCGCAAATGTCGATGGAGCTGGGGTTGTACATCGCGGTCGCCCTGATGATTTTGGCCGTACTGGATTTTTACTATCAAAAATACGAGTTTGAGAAATCGATCAAGATGTCGAAGCAGGACATCAAGGATGAGCACAAAAAGACGGAAGGGGACCCGCTGATCAAAGGAAAAATCCGTGAGAAGCAACGGAGAATGGCCATCATGCGGATGATGCAGGATGTTCCCAAAGCCGACGTCGTCATCACGAACCCGACCCACTTCGCGGTGGCGATCGCCTACGACGCCTCTTCGATGGACGCGCCCAAGGTGCTCGCCAAAGGCGTCGATTACATCGCCTTGCGGATTCGTGGCGTGGCGGCGGAGCACGGCGTTACGATTATGGAAAACAAGCCGCTCGCGCGTGCGCTGTACCAGCAGACGGAAATTGGCCAGACGATTCCCCCCGAGCTGTTTCAGGCCGTCGCGGAAGTTTTGGCTTACGTATACAAGTTGAAAAACAAAGCTCAATGA
- a CDS encoding protein-glutamate methylesterase/protein-glutamine glutaminase: MEPHRILVVDDSLFMRKLVGDLIAEHPRMEVVATAKNGKEAVELVKKHRPDAVTMDIEMPEMNGLDALRVIMRECPVPVVMLSSLTAEGAKETIQALELGAVDFVRKPSGSISLDLYKVKQQLHEKLLMAVTAKITPVGKKQGRPPAGPAPLPASAAEPFGVRPKPGPAEDGPARQPAALPAESRRDQTRPPLPGKPPKRDRAAGDRQIRHIVAIGTSTGGPKALQKVIASLPGDFPAAIVIVQHMPPNFTKSLAQRLDAISRIRVEEAEQGSMLENGLAYIAPGGWHMHVEEAGDGQYRIALSKQEPRSGHRPSVDVLFESLLPLHRLKRHAVVMTGMGSDGAKGMLALREAGAATTIAESEATCVVYGMPRSAVENGAAKTVLPLEEIGPYLSNVVNQG, encoded by the coding sequence ATGGAGCCTCATCGGATTCTCGTCGTGGACGATTCCCTCTTCATGCGCAAGCTGGTCGGCGATCTGATCGCTGAGCATCCGCGGATGGAGGTCGTCGCGACGGCCAAAAACGGCAAAGAAGCGGTTGAACTGGTCAAGAAGCATCGGCCCGATGCCGTTACGATGGATATCGAGATGCCGGAAATGAACGGACTCGACGCGCTGCGCGTCATCATGCGGGAGTGTCCGGTGCCGGTCGTCATGCTGAGCAGTCTGACGGCGGAGGGTGCCAAGGAAACGATTCAGGCGCTGGAGCTTGGAGCGGTGGACTTCGTCCGCAAGCCTTCCGGTTCGATTTCTCTGGATTTGTACAAGGTCAAGCAGCAGCTTCATGAAAAGCTGCTCATGGCCGTAACGGCGAAAATAACGCCGGTCGGAAAGAAGCAGGGCCGGCCGCCGGCCGGACCGGCGCCGTTGCCCGCTTCGGCGGCGGAACCGTTCGGGGTCCGGCCGAAGCCCGGGCCGGCGGAGGACGGGCCCGCCAGACAGCCGGCAGCGCTCCCGGCGGAGTCCCGCCGCGACCAGACGAGGCCGCCGCTTCCCGGCAAGCCGCCGAAGCGCGACCGCGCCGCCGGCGACCGGCAGATCAGACATATCGTGGCCATCGGCACGTCCACGGGAGGTCCCAAGGCGCTCCAGAAGGTCATCGCCTCGCTTCCGGGCGACTTTCCCGCAGCTATCGTCATCGTTCAGCATATGCCGCCGAACTTCACCAAGTCGCTGGCGCAGAGGCTCGACGCGATCAGCCGCATCCGCGTCGAGGAAGCCGAGCAGGGCAGCATGTTGGAGAACGGTCTCGCCTATATCGCGCCGGGAGGATGGCACATGCATGTCGAGGAAGCCGGGGACGGCCAATACCGGATCGCGCTGTCGAAGCAGGAGCCGCGTTCCGGCCATCGGCCTTCCGTCGACGTGTTGTTCGAATCGCTGCTGCCTCTGCATCGCTTGAAGCGGCACGCCGTCGTGATGACGGGCATGGGCAGCGACGGAGCGAAGGGAATGCTGGCGCTGCGGGAGGCCGGAGCGGCAACGACGATCGCCGAATCCGAAGCGACTTGCGTCGTATACGGAATGCCCAGATCGGCTGTCGAAAACGGCGCGGCAAAAACCGTGCTTCCCTTAGAGGAAATTGGGCCCTATCTGTCGAATGTTGTCAATCAAGGATGA
- a CDS encoding MinD/ParA family protein, whose translation MADQAQALRDIMDRYTGRSSSPKTRVVTITSGKGGVGKSNFSLNFALALEKRGLKVVLLDADFGLANIDVLMGSSAPYHLHHLITREKTVWEVMNRGANGLEYIAGGSGVYDLLRMNEEEISYFVSQIQQLNGYADYLLIDTGAGLSKETARLISSSDETIVVTTPEPTAIADAYALMKMVYVTERYRNFRLVVNRVTDDREGVQTADKLDRVASSFLGFSIPFLGSLPDDPEVGRAVKKQVPFTIDSPRSPASRSLFQLAGRYAAAPAGASGTAPAEAAGGLKSFLSRFISKAFFGAQSRRSDRD comes from the coding sequence ATGGCTGACCAGGCACAAGCGCTGCGTGACATCATGGACCGCTACACAGGCCGCTCCAGTTCGCCCAAAACCCGCGTCGTTACGATAACCAGCGGGAAAGGCGGCGTCGGCAAGTCGAATTTTTCGCTGAATTTCGCTCTCGCGCTGGAAAAACGGGGCTTGAAGGTGGTGCTGCTCGACGCGGATTTCGGTCTGGCGAACATCGACGTGCTCATGGGATCGTCGGCGCCTTACCATCTTCATCATCTCATTACGCGGGAAAAAACCGTGTGGGAGGTGATGAACCGGGGGGCGAACGGCCTCGAGTATATCGCCGGGGGCTCGGGCGTGTACGATCTGCTGCGGATGAACGAGGAGGAAATCTCCTACTTCGTCTCCCAGATTCAGCAGTTGAATGGATACGCGGATTATTTGCTGATCGATACCGGCGCGGGACTGTCGAAGGAGACGGCCCGCCTGATCTCGTCCTCCGACGAGACGATTGTCGTCACCACGCCGGAGCCGACGGCGATTGCCGACGCTTACGCGCTGATGAAGATGGTGTACGTGACGGAACGGTACCGGAACTTCCGGCTGGTGGTCAACCGGGTGACGGACGACCGGGAAGGCGTGCAGACGGCCGACAAACTCGACAGGGTCGCGTCCAGCTTCTTGGGTTTTTCCATTCCGTTTCTCGGATCGCTGCCCGACGATCCGGAGGTCGGCCGCGCCGTCAAAAAGCAAGTTCCGTTCACGATCGACTCTCCGCGAAGTCCCGCTTCGCGGAGCCTGTTCCAGTTGGCCGGACGGTATGCGGCCGCGCCGGCGGGAGCCTCCGGAACGGCGCCGGCAGAAGCGGCAGGCGGGCTTAAATCCTTTTTGAGCCGGTTTATCAGCAAAGCTTTTTTCGGAGCCCAATCCAGGAGAAGCGACCGCGATTAG
- a CDS encoding FliO/MopB family protein gives MRTLTYEWLAASPEPETAPMDADSGLGMIGTLFQLFGYLAIILLLFYIAVKWVARSRSRQYGKAGRALTPLGGLPFGPNKSIQVVRLGDRLYIVGVADRITLLDTITDPDEVEAIQQLFEREWTARPNWLPTNWLGRSDRRELSRDVLDEGDQEGAAERSFHELFESKLRGVGSRTKQVEQWLQGQPQEERSKEP, from the coding sequence ATGAGAACGTTGACCTACGAGTGGTTGGCGGCTTCCCCGGAGCCGGAGACTGCGCCGATGGACGCGGACTCCGGCCTCGGTATGATCGGCACGTTGTTCCAGTTGTTCGGCTATCTGGCGATCATTTTGCTTCTCTTCTACATCGCCGTGAAATGGGTCGCGCGGTCGCGCAGCCGCCAGTACGGCAAAGCCGGCCGGGCGCTGACGCCGCTCGGAGGGCTTCCGTTCGGTCCGAACAAGTCGATCCAGGTGGTCCGTCTGGGCGACCGGCTGTACATCGTTGGCGTGGCCGACCGGATTACGCTCCTGGACACGATCACGGACCCGGACGAGGTGGAAGCCATCCAGCAACTGTTCGAGCGGGAATGGACAGCCCGCCCGAACTGGCTGCCGACAAATTGGCTCGGACGATCCGATCGCCGCGAGCTCTCCCGCGACGTCCTTGACGAAGGGGATCAAGAAGGGGCTGCCGAACGCTCCTTCCACGAACTGTTCGAATCGAAGCTGCGCGGAGTCGGGAGCCGCACGAAGCAAGTGGAACAATGGCTGCAGGGGCAGCCCCAGGAGGAGCGCTCCAAGGAACCATGA
- the fliR gene encoding flagellar biosynthetic protein FliR has protein sequence MLPGALLVFCRILSYFSVMPLISSRNIPNLWKIGMAAMLAFITLPTLETAQGPAFDDGYIVLLLKEIVVGLALGFVGLLFFSAIQASGSFIDMQIGFGIANIVDPMTGQQTPLIGQLKYMIALVLMLAVNAHHIVISAIIESYRWIPLESADFYSVWAKGNPADFLVRGLADMFAISFKLAAPLVVAVFLVDLALGILAKTAPQFNVFVLGIPIKILVALLLLMVLMSSFIGLFTELYGTIFENMRRFLDLFATGSS, from the coding sequence ATGTTGCCGGGGGCTCTCCTGGTTTTTTGCCGAATATTGTCGTATTTTAGCGTAATGCCTCTGATTTCGTCGAGAAATATTCCGAATCTGTGGAAGATCGGCATGGCGGCGATGCTTGCTTTTATCACGCTGCCGACGCTGGAGACGGCCCAGGGCCCGGCGTTCGACGACGGTTACATCGTGCTCCTGCTGAAAGAGATCGTCGTCGGCTTGGCGCTCGGTTTTGTCGGCCTCCTGTTTTTCTCCGCCATTCAGGCGTCGGGATCGTTTATCGACATGCAAATCGGCTTCGGCATCGCGAACATCGTCGACCCGATGACGGGCCAGCAGACGCCGCTGATCGGACAACTGAAATACATGATCGCGCTGGTGCTGATGCTGGCGGTGAACGCCCACCATATCGTCATCTCGGCGATTATCGAGAGCTACCGCTGGATTCCGCTGGAGTCGGCCGATTTCTACTCCGTCTGGGCGAAGGGCAATCCGGCCGATTTCCTGGTCCGGGGCTTGGCGGATATGTTCGCCATCTCTTTCAAGCTCGCCGCTCCGCTCGTCGTCGCCGTCTTTCTGGTGGATCTGGCGCTTGGCATTCTGGCCAAAACGGCCCCGCAGTTTAACGTGTTTGTCCTGGGCATTCCGATCAAGATTTTGGTGGCTCTGCTTCTGCTGATGGTGCTGATGTCTTCGTTTATCGGATTGTTCACGGAATTGTACGGAACGATTTTTGAGAACATGCGTCGGTTTCTGGATTTGTTTGCGACCGGATCTTCTTGA